ATTTTTCAATATCCTTGTGTGCATAGTAGATTATGCCACCAATCTTAGTATATGACAAGGTTTTGTTTATTCGTAAGGTTTGTAATGTTCCCGGAGAAATGTTGAGTAGTTTACGAACCTCTTTAGACTTTAGCCATTGCTTGGTATGGTCTGTTTTGCCTTGCAAGATTTCTCTAATATCATCTAAAAGTAATATTCTAAAATCGTTCAGATCTTCCTTTGTTAGAATTTCAACTGCCATAATTTATGTTTTACATTGTTATGGCACAAAATTGTGTGATTTGGAAATTTTTATTTCACAAGTCGTTCACAAGTTGTGAAAGAAAAAAAAGTAAATCAAGTCGAACTGTCTGTGTTTATTGACTTCTTTAATTTATAGATGAAATAAGATGGCGTGATTCCTGTATGCGATTTAAAAGCACGCGTGAAATTTTGTGTGGTACGAAATCCTGCTTCCTCACCCAGTGCCTTATGCGTATAGTTCCTGAATCGGCTGTCGGATTTAAGCATTTCGACTATGTAATCTAATTTTAGTTCAGTAATGTATTCGATTGTGCCTTTGCCGCGATGCTTTGCAATAACCTGTGTTACATATTTGGAATTGGTGTGTAGTATTGCAGCCATTTTTGAAAGGTTCATATCGTATTCCAAATATTTTTTGTTACGTTCAAACTTTTCTAGGTTTTTGACAATTGCGGCTTCGATGTCGGGGCTTATAGTCCGAGCGCGTTTATCCTTGCTATCTGTCTCTGTTGATTCCTGAAAATCAATCTCTGACTCATCGAAAGTCGCTTCGAATGGGACTAAATGATTCGCCGTATCGCGATTCATTAATTCTTCAAATAACTTTTTGTTGCGCCTGTTTTTATGAGTAAGATGAATGATAATTATTGCCATTAATACAACAACTATACAGGCAGTAACGCGTGTAATCAGAATTGCATCCTCTATATCATTTTTGGCGTTGATAAGTTCTTTGGTATCATATTCCTTTACAATTTTCTTTAGAAGGTATTTGTAATCATGAGCCAAAAGCTTATCTACTTTTAGTAACTGATTAATGTAGCGAAGCTGTGCTCTGCTATCGCCCTTCTCTTTATAATAGTCGATTAAGTACTCATAAGCACTTCTCAAATCTGGGAGGATGTAGCTTTTTAGTTCGAATATCCTGTCGACCTTTTTAAAGTAATTAATTGCCTTATCCGGCTGTTGTAATGACCAGTATGCTTTTCCGATGTAATAGTAAGTAGCTGATTCATTACCATAATCTTTTATTCGAATGATATCGGGTACTAGCTGATTGAGCTTTTTTACAGCTGACTTGAAATTTCCTTTGTAGCACATGTTGATTGCTTCGGAATGTTTAAAATAGCATTCCATAGAAGTGTCTTCAAATAATTTCCCTTGGTCAATTCCCAACTGATTGGTTTCTGAAGCCAAATCATATTTTCCAATCTTCATATAAGCTAATCCGAGAGCGTGCAATGAATTTAAGTATGCACGGTCATTTTCCTCCCTAAAGTAATTAACACACTCTTGAAGCAACGAAATTGCTTCGTCATAAAAGCCTAGGTAATATTTAATCTGTGCGATTCCATATTTAATCTTGTTAATCAGTATCGGCTTGGTTGTACGTGATGCATATTGATCGGCTTTTAGATAATTATCAAGTGCCTTACTATGTTCCATACGCTCGTAATGGACTATTCCTTTGGTGAGATAGGCAGATGCAGTTAATTCAATGTCATTAGTCCTTCTTGCGTTAATGATCATGCTATCTGCATAAAACGGTCGAGCTGATTTGTCGGCATTGATAAGGCAGGCCTTGTAAGCAAGAGCTAACTGCAGGTAGTTATCTCTTTTTGACTTGGCTTTCAGAAGCCAGAAATGCACATAAATATTTGATTTGTTACGGTCATAGAGTGTTTCTTCAAATTTAGTTTTCAAATACTCAAAGCTTTTGTCTGAAAGTGTGTCGAAACACGAATTAGTGCGTTGCGAGAAAACACAATTTACTGTCAATAGTAAAATAACTATATACTTCTTCTGAACCATTCCTGAGTGTTGACATTGTTATACCATTACGCACGAATTATTACCATGGCAATTTGCGAATAAATGTAAAAAAATTACTGGAATACATCGGTTCGAAAAACTAAAACTCGATGAATTACCTCACTACAACTTAATCGTCTGAACGATGGAGAATTAAAAAAAAACTTGAGTATGTGGTTCGGGAATCACCTACCATGCGGTTCCCGA
Above is a genomic segment from Flavobacterium phycosphaerae containing:
- a CDS encoding helix-turn-helix domain-containing protein; amino-acid sequence: MAVEILTKEDLNDFRILLLDDIREILQGKTDHTKQWLKSKEVRKLLNISPGTLQTLRINKTLSYTKIGGIIYYAHKDIEKLLDENKVSSERTLFNSK
- a CDS encoding tetratricopeptide repeat protein, with product MKTKFEETLYDRNKSNIYVHFWLLKAKSKRDNYLQLALAYKACLINADKSARPFYADSMIINARRTNDIELTASAYLTKGIVHYERMEHSKALDNYLKADQYASRTTKPILINKIKYGIAQIKYYLGFYDEAISLLQECVNYFREENDRAYLNSLHALGLAYMKIGKYDLASETNQLGIDQGKLFEDTSMECYFKHSEAINMCYKGNFKSAVKKLNQLVPDIIRIKDYGNESATYYYIGKAYWSLQQPDKAINYFKKVDRIFELKSYILPDLRSAYEYLIDYYKEKGDSRAQLRYINQLLKVDKLLAHDYKYLLKKIVKEYDTKELINAKNDIEDAILITRVTACIVVVLMAIIIIHLTHKNRRNKKLFEELMNRDTANHLVPFEATFDESEIDFQESTETDSKDKRARTISPDIEAAIVKNLEKFERNKKYLEYDMNLSKMAAILHTNSKYVTQVIAKHRGKGTIEYITELKLDYIVEMLKSDSRFRNYTHKALGEEAGFRTTQNFTRAFKSHTGITPSYFIYKLKKSINTDSST